The Sulfuricystis thermophila genome segment ACCTTGGTCGGATAAACCCTTGCGCAGCCCTTGTCCGGCGCGACCGCCTCGCCGTTTTCGAGCTGAATCTTCCAGGCGTGAAGCGGGCAGGTGACCACCTTGCCGGCCACGAGTCCTTGCGACAGCGGGCCGCCTTTGTGGGGACACTTGTCATGCAGGGCGAAGACTTCGTCATCGGCGGTGCGAAACACCGCGATCGTGCCGCTTGCGCTGTTTACCTGGCGGCTGCCGAGGCGGGGGATTTCGTCCAGGGGACAGACTTTTTTCCACTCGTTCATTCAGACCACCTCCAGTGCGACATATTCTGCGGGCTGCTTCACCGCCGCCGACCAAGGGTCTTCGTAGCCTTGCAGGGCGTAGAGCAGGCGCTCGTAGAGTTCGGCACGGCGGTCGGGATCGTCGACGACCTGTGCCTTGACGTAGTCGAGACCGACGCGGGCGACGTAGTGGCAGGTGCGCTCCAGATACCAGCCTTCCTCACGGTAGAGCTGCAGGAAGGCACCAGCGAATTCGAGCACCTCGGCATCCGATTTCACCTTGCAGAGAAACTGGGCGACCTCGGTCTTGATGCCGCCGTTGCCGGCGATATAGATCTCGTAGCCCGAGTCCACCCCGATCACGCCGACGTCCTTGATGCCCGCTTCGGCACAGTTGCGCGGGCAGCCGGACACCGCGAGTTTCACTTTATGTGGCGCCCACATGCCGAACAACATTTTTTCCAGCTTGACGCCCATGTCCATCGAGCGCTGAGTGCCGAAGCGGCAGTGCTCGGCACCGACGCAGGTTTTCACCGTGCGGATCGACTTGCCGTAGGCGTGGCCGGAAACGAGACCGGCCTTGCCGAGATCGGCCCAAACTTTGGGGAGATCCTCCTTGCGGATTCCCAGCAGATCGATGCGTGCGCCGCCGGTCATCTTCACGGTCGGCACCTGGTATTTTTCCGCCACGTCGGCGATCACGCGCAGTTCGGCCGGCGTGGTGAGACCGCCCCACATGCGCGGCACGACGCTGAAGGTGCCGTCCTTCTGGATGTTGGCGTGGGCACGCTCGTTGATGAAGCGGGATTGTGGATCATCCTCGGCCTCGTGCGGCCAGGTAGAGATCAGGTAGTAGTTGAGGGCCGGGCGGCAGGTGGCGCAGCCGTTGGGCGTCTTCCAGCCGAGCTCACGCATCACGGCGGGAATCGACAACAGCTTCTTGTCGCGGATTGCGGCCCGCACGACGCCGTGCGAATGTTCGGTGCAGCCGCAGACCGGCTTGTCGTGGGTATCGGCCGGCTGGTAGGCGCCGCCGACGGTGGAGGCGAGGATCTGCTCGACCAGGCCGGTGCAGGAGCCGCAGGAACTGGAGGCCTTGGTGTGCTTGCGCACGTCCTCCAGCGTGAACAGGCCGTGGGTCTTGATCGCCTTGACGATGTCGCCCTTGCAGACGCCGTTGCAGCCACAGACCTCGGCCTCGTCTGGCATCGCGGCGGCCCTGTTTTGGCCGGCGTGACCCGCATCGCCGACGTGGTGGCTGCCGAACATCAGGTGGTCGCGAATGTCGGCGATGTTCTGCCGGTCCTTCAAAAGCTGGAAATACCAGGCGCCGTCGCCGGTGTCGCCGTAGAGCACGGCACCGGCGAGCGTGTCACCCTTGATCACCAGCTTCTTGTAGATCCCGGCAGCGGGATCGGCCAGCACGATCTCCTCGCTACCTTCGCCGCCCATGAAATCGCCGGCCGAGAATACGTCGATGCCCGTGACCTTGAGTTTGGTCGAGGTCACCGAGCCGGTATAGCGGCCGATGCCGATGCGCGCCAGGTGGTTCGCGCAAACCTTGGCCTGCTCGAACAGCGGGGCGACCAGACCATAGGTGACGCCACGATGTTCGACGCATTCGCCCACCGCATAGATTTTCGGATCATAGGTTTGCATCGTGTCGGAAACGACGATGCCGCGCTGGCAATGGAGGCCGGCGTTTTGCGCAAGCACGATGTTCGGGCGAATGCCGACGGCCATGACCACGAGATCGGCGGGGATGCTCGTGCCGTCGTTGAAACGAACGGCGGCGACGCGCCCCGATTCACCGGCGACCAGCTCGGAAGTCTGCTTGCCGAGCAGGAACTTCAAGCCCTTGTTTTCGAGAGACTTCTGCAGCAGGTCGGCGGCGGTCTTGTCGAGCTGGCGCTCCATGATCCAGTCGGCCAGGTGCACCACGGTCACGTCCATGCCGCGCAGCGCGAGGCCGTTGGCGGCTTCCAGCCCGAGCAGGCCGGCGCCGATGACGACGGCATGGCTGTAATGCTTGGCGGCCTCGATCATCGCCTCGGTGTCGGCGATGTCCCGGTAGGCGATCACGCCCGGCAGGTCCTTGCCCGGCACCGGCAGGATGAAGGGCGAGGAGCCGGTGGCCAGCAGCAGTCTGTCGTAGCTGGCCTCGGTGCCGTCGGCGGCGATTACCTTCTGGGCCTTGCGGTCGATCTTCACGACCTGCTTGCCGAGATGCAGGGTGATGCCGTTGTCGCGGTACCAGGCGAGGTCGTTGAGGACGATGTCGTCGAATTTCGTTTCGCCTGCCAGCACCGGCGAGAGCATGATGCGGTTGTAAT includes the following:
- the nirD gene encoding nitrite reductase small subunit NirD, with the protein product MNEWKKVCPLDEIPRLGSRQVNSASGTIAVFRTADDEVFALHDKCPHKGGPLSQGLVAGKVVTCPLHAWKIQLENGEAVAPDKGCARVYPTKVEGGMVWIAL
- the nirB gene encoding nitrite reductase large subunit NirB; the encoded protein is MKKQKLVMVGNGMAGCRTLEELLKLAPDLYDITVFGAEPHPNYNRIMLSPVLAGETKFDDIVLNDLAWYRDNGITLHLGKQVVKIDRKAQKVIAADGTEASYDRLLLATGSSPFILPVPGKDLPGVIAYRDIADTEAMIEAAKHYSHAVVIGAGLLGLEAANGLALRGMDVTVVHLADWIMERQLDKTAADLLQKSLENKGLKFLLGKQTSELVAGESGRVAAVRFNDGTSIPADLVVMAVGIRPNIVLAQNAGLHCQRGIVVSDTMQTYDPKIYAVGECVEHRGVTYGLVAPLFEQAKVCANHLARIGIGRYTGSVTSTKLKVTGIDVFSAGDFMGGEGSEEIVLADPAAGIYKKLVIKGDTLAGAVLYGDTGDGAWYFQLLKDRQNIADIRDHLMFGSHHVGDAGHAGQNRAAAMPDEAEVCGCNGVCKGDIVKAIKTHGLFTLEDVRKHTKASSSCGSCTGLVEQILASTVGGAYQPADTHDKPVCGCTEHSHGVVRAAIRDKKLLSIPAVMRELGWKTPNGCATCRPALNYYLISTWPHEAEDDPQSRFINERAHANIQKDGTFSVVPRMWGGLTTPAELRVIADVAEKYQVPTVKMTGGARIDLLGIRKEDLPKVWADLGKAGLVSGHAYGKSIRTVKTCVGAEHCRFGTQRSMDMGVKLEKMLFGMWAPHKVKLAVSGCPRNCAEAGIKDVGVIGVDSGYEIYIAGNGGIKTEVAQFLCKVKSDAEVLEFAGAFLQLYREEGWYLERTCHYVARVGLDYVKAQVVDDPDRRAELYERLLYALQGYEDPWSAAVKQPAEYVALEVV